The DNA segment ATCCTGCGGCTGCTGACCGCCATCGCCGCGCGCGAGCAGACGCTCTCGGCAGGAATCGCGCAGAGCTTGCAGCGCAGCCTGGCTCCCGACGATCCGCGCGCGGTGGCATTGCTCGACGCCGCGCTGATCTTGTGCGCCGATCATGAGCTGAATGTGTCGGCGTTCACGGCGCGCTGTGTGGCCTCGGCTGGCTCGACGCCCTACGCGGTGGTGATCGCCGGATTGTCGGCGCTGCAAGGCGTGAAACATGGCGGCCACAGCGCGCGGGTCGAGGCGCTGCTGCGCGAGGCGGGCATTCCCGCTGGCGTGCGGCTGGCACTGGCGCAGCGGCTCAAGCGCGGCGAGCAGATCCCCGGCTTCGGGCATCCGCTCTACCCCGACGGCGATCCGCGCGGCGCGGCGCTGCTTCGGCTCACGACCGCCGCCTACCCCGACTCACCCGCCGTGGCACTTAGCCAAGCGATGGTCGCGCAGGTCCAATCGCTGATCGGCGAGCATCCCACGATCGACTTTGGGCTGGCGACGCTGGCGGCAGCGCTGGGATTGCCAGCGGGCAGCGCGCTGATGCTCTTTGCGCTTGGCCGCACGATCGGCTGGATCGGCCACGCGATCGAGCAGGATCAGCTCGACCGCATGATCCGTCCACGGGCACGCTACATCGGCGCGCCGCCGAGCGAGTAGCGCAGGTTCACCAGCCGAGCGCCTGCTCGATCGCGGGGAGCGTGGCTGCGACCGGGCGCGGCGCGGCGAACTGCTCGACGGCCAGCCCCGGATCTTTGAGGCCGTGGCCGGTCAGCACCGCCACATAGCGCGCATCCCGATCGGCGCGGCCCTGCCGCACCAGCTTGCGTAGCCCGGCCACGCCTGCCGCCGACGCGGGCTCGCAGAAGACGCCCTCGCAGCGCGCCAGATCGCGCCACGCGGCAAGAATCTCGTCGTCGCTCACACAGTCG comes from the Herpetosiphonaceae bacterium genome and includes:
- a CDS encoding citrate synthase family protein, with amino-acid sequence MAKERYLTARQAADELGISLATLYAYVSRGLIRSEATGGDTRTRRYRLEDVQKLKQRKEQQRNPGKVAESALHWGTPVMESALTLIADGRLFYRGYDAIKLATTHTVEQVAALIWSGELPAASSSAPDMTGAALSSRCAAITKQLSDVPAVEAFQVLLPLAAADDLAAYDLRPAAVMQTGGRILRLLTAIAAREQTLSAGIAQSLQRSLAPDDPRAVALLDAALILCADHELNVSAFTARCVASAGSTPYAVVIAGLSALQGVKHGGHSARVEALLREAGIPAGVRLALAQRLKRGEQIPGFGHPLYPDGDPRGAALLRLTTAAYPDSPAVALSQAMVAQVQSLIGEHPTIDFGLATLAAALGLPAGSALMLFALGRTIGWIGHAIEQDQLDRMIRPRARYIGAPPSE